A region of Carassius gibelio isolate Cgi1373 ecotype wild population from Czech Republic chromosome B11, carGib1.2-hapl.c, whole genome shotgun sequence DNA encodes the following proteins:
- the LOC127968577 gene encoding MOB kinase activator 3C isoform X2, whose product MALCLGQVFSKDKTFRPRKRFEPGTQRFELYKRAQASLKSGLDLRKVVQLPDGENINDWIAVHVVDFFNRINLIYGTVSEFCTEKSCPIMSGGPRYEYRWQDGDQYKKPTKLPALIYMNLLMNWIESLINNEDIFPTRESLFQRTFSRCARRY is encoded by the coding sequence ATGGCTCTGTGCCTGGGTCAGGTTTTCAGCAAGGATAAAACATTCCGGCCTCGAAAGCGATTTGAACCTGGAACCCAGCGCTTTGAGCTGTACAAAAGAGCCCAAGCGTCTCTGAAATCAGGCCTGGACCTGAGGAAAGTGGTGCAGCTGCCGGACGGGGAGAACATTAATGACTGGATAGCTGTGCATGTGGTGGATTTCTTCAATCGTATCAACCTCATCTACGGGACCGTGAGCGAGTTCTGCACTGAGAAGAGCTGTCCCATCATGTCTGGAGGGCCACGTTATGAATACAGGTGGCAGGATGGGGATCAATACAAGAAGCCCACCAAACTGCCTGCTCTTATATACATGAACCTCCTGATGAACTGGATCGAGTCCCTCATCAACAATGAGGACATCTTTCCCACACGA